A section of the Pirellulales bacterium genome encodes:
- a CDS encoding ferrochelatase, whose protein sequence is MYDAVLLVSFGGPEGPDDVLPFLENVLLGRNVPRARMLEVAEHYHHFGGVSPINAQNRALIAALRQELAAYGPNLPIYWGNRNWHPLLPDTLAQMRADGIQRAIAFFTSAYSSYSGCRQYRENILAAANAIGPGAPQVDKLRVFYNHPGFIEPMLEQTQTALAQLSSEQQASAAVLFTAHSIPVAMAQNTRYQAQLQETCRLIAEELRKCTDSHHGKQWRGPWQLVYQSRSGPPTQPWLEPDIGDALRQVHAEGIPAAVVVPVGFISDHMEVL, encoded by the coding sequence ATGTACGACGCTGTTTTGCTTGTTTCCTTTGGCGGTCCCGAAGGCCCGGATGATGTCCTGCCGTTTCTCGAAAACGTCTTGCTGGGGCGAAACGTCCCCCGGGCGCGGATGTTGGAGGTTGCCGAGCATTACCACCACTTTGGCGGCGTCAGTCCTATTAACGCCCAAAATCGCGCGTTAATCGCGGCTTTGCGGCAGGAATTAGCCGCTTACGGCCCAAATCTCCCGATTTATTGGGGAAATCGCAACTGGCACCCCCTGCTCCCTGACACATTGGCCCAGATGCGGGCGGATGGTATCCAGCGGGCGATAGCATTTTTTACCTCGGCCTATAGCTCTTATTCCGGCTGCCGCCAATATCGTGAAAATATACTTGCCGCCGCTAATGCCATCGGTCCGGGAGCCCCCCAAGTCGATAAATTGCGAGTGTTTTACAATCATCCCGGCTTTATTGAGCCAATGCTCGAGCAGACTCAAACGGCGTTAGCGCAACTATCCTCCGAACAACAGGCTTCGGCGGCGGTCTTGTTTACCGCGCATAGCATCCCGGTGGCCATGGCCCAAAACACTCGTTACCAGGCGCAATTGCAAGAAACCTGTCGTTTGATTGCCGAGGAACTACGGAAATGCACAGACAGCCATCATGGTAAACAATGGCGCGGACCCTGGCAGTTAGTCTATCAAAGTCGCAGCGGCCCTCCCACCCAACCCTGGCTCGAACCCGACATTGGCGACGCCTTGCGCCAAGTCCACGCCGAGGGGATCCCCGCGGCGGTGGTCGTCCCGGTGGGATTTATCTCCGACCATATGGAGGTTCT
- a CDS encoding RNA polymerase sigma factor, translated as MLLVATETTKRGNAGVQSLAEASDRELLRQFVQGEERAFTALVQRHASLVQGVCQRVLRRASEAEDAFQATFMVLARKANSWQWQESIAGWLHQTALRSSLKLRGMSARRRQVEQNSPSADVGVESLDQTDPQQVASLRELAELLDQELANLPAKLREVMLLCQIEGLSRDDAAARLAISPSAVKDRLERARENLRRGLTRRGVTLSATLLAAVLLPQGASAAGLTALAGATAQSATAFATGSLAAGTVSSAVTLAQGVLNIMGLEKLKYAAICLMACLTAGTIAYGMLQDAPDRFEKGLRGEVISVQTSAPASVTVRLEHFETPLSLGIAPDAKCWISFETHDLSGIKPGQYVALNLAEDHRTVKEIHVQGEQRQVQVQAVSAGKITVKNIDEGDEEQTAPEEELKLAEGAIVRIGNLPATLAELKPGMQIPVEFGPNGKTVNAIEADAAPEDLYDGELLSVDTASSTLKLKCDKDDQPLEITFHVRPESQITLDGKRATLTDLKPGSVLYLREDKLQNYVPAIRATSPEPDSVEVAMVDEPEEAAAPQDKAEPAEAEKADEAAEPAEAEKADEGAEAAEPAEKDDADQPEAEQKDPEQSKAE; from the coding sequence ATGTTGCTGGTCGCGACGGAAACAACCAAACGCGGAAATGCGGGGGTACAATCCCTGGCGGAGGCTTCCGACCGGGAATTACTGCGGCAATTTGTCCAGGGAGAGGAACGTGCCTTTACCGCGCTGGTCCAACGGCATGCTTCCCTAGTCCAGGGGGTTTGCCAGCGGGTGTTGCGCCGGGCCAGTGAGGCGGAAGACGCTTTTCAGGCGACTTTTATGGTCTTGGCCCGCAAGGCCAATTCCTGGCAGTGGCAAGAGTCGATCGCGGGTTGGCTGCATCAGACGGCGCTGCGTAGTTCCTTAAAGCTAAGGGGTATGTCCGCGCGGCGGCGGCAGGTCGAGCAGAATTCCCCTTCAGCGGACGTCGGCGTGGAGTCCCTGGATCAAACGGATCCCCAGCAGGTCGCCAGTTTGCGCGAGTTGGCGGAACTACTGGATCAGGAATTAGCCAATCTGCCAGCTAAGCTGCGCGAAGTCATGTTGCTTTGCCAAATCGAAGGACTCAGTCGCGATGACGCGGCGGCCCGCTTGGCAATCTCGCCATCCGCGGTAAAAGATCGACTCGAGCGGGCCCGCGAGAATTTGCGCCGCGGGTTGACCCGGCGGGGAGTAACGCTTTCGGCGACTCTGCTAGCGGCGGTTCTGCTGCCGCAGGGGGCTTCGGCCGCGGGATTAACGGCGTTGGCCGGCGCGACCGCGCAATCCGCGACAGCTTTTGCAACCGGATCCTTGGCCGCGGGGACAGTCTCTTCGGCAGTAACTTTGGCACAAGGAGTTTTAAACATCATGGGACTAGAGAAGCTCAAATACGCGGCGATTTGCCTGATGGCCTGTTTGACCGCCGGGACGATTGCCTATGGGATGCTGCAGGATGCGCCCGATCGCTTTGAAAAAGGCCTGCGGGGCGAAGTCATCTCTGTGCAAACCAGCGCCCCCGCCAGCGTGACCGTGCGGCTGGAACATTTTGAAACACCGTTGTCGTTGGGGATCGCGCCCGACGCCAAATGCTGGATTTCGTTTGAAACGCATGACCTCAGCGGCATCAAACCGGGCCAATACGTGGCCCTGAACTTGGCCGAGGATCATCGCACCGTCAAGGAAATCCATGTCCAAGGGGAGCAGCGCCAAGTCCAAGTCCAGGCCGTTTCCGCGGGAAAAATCACAGTCAAAAATATCGACGAAGGAGACGAGGAACAAACCGCGCCGGAAGAGGAATTAAAGCTGGCGGAAGGGGCCATTGTGCGGATTGGCAACTTGCCGGCAACCCTGGCGGAGCTAAAACCGGGCATGCAAATTCCCGTGGAATTTGGGCCTAATGGCAAGACTGTCAACGCCATCGAAGCGGATGCCGCCCCCGAGGATTTGTACGACGGGGAACTACTGTCGGTTGACACTGCATCCTCCACGCTCAAACTCAAATGCGATAAGGATGACCAACCCTTGGAAATCACGTTCCATGTGCGGCCGGAAAGCCAAATCACCCTGGATGGCAAGCGGGCCACTTTGACGGATCTCAAACCGGGCTCTGTGTTGTATCTACGCGAGGACAAATTGCAAAACTATGTCCCGGCGATACGCGCCACGAGTCCCGAACCGGACTCTGTGGAAGTTGCTATGGTGGATGAACCGGAAGAAGCCGCGGCCCCCCAAGACAAAGCCGAACCCGCCGAGGCTGAAAAGGCTGACGAAGCGGCCGAACCCGCCGAGGCTGAAAAGGCTGACGAAGGGGCCGAAGCGGCCGAACCCGCCGAAAAAGATGACGCCGATCAGCCAGAGGCCGAACAAAAAGATCCTGAACAGTCCAAAGCCGAATAA
- the kdpA gene encoding potassium-transporting ATPase subunit KdpA, whose product MTNYMWIQLILFVGLLLALVKPLGHYMAGVYRGEFRWAAPVEDWLYRVAGVNPQTQMTWRGYAAAVLTLNFLGFAALYGILQWQEILPVNPQQFSALTPDLAFNTAISFVSNTNWQSYGGETTLSHGSQMWGLTVQNFLSAATGMAVLIALVRGFTGKLANTIGNFWVDFTRSILYILLPLSVIWAILLIAQGVPQTLAGSATAQLIQPLTDANGATVTEQTIALGPVASQVAIKQLGTNGGGFFNVNSAHPLENPTPISNFLQLLAILLIPAALCYTFGDLVDDTRQGWAILAAMTIIFVPLCVGTMAAEQLGVPAYEKMGIDQSASEFQSGGNMEGKETRFGIASSALWATATTAASNGSVNAMHDSFTPLGGLIPMWLMQLGEVIYGGVGSGLYGMLVFAIIAVFVAGLMVGRTPEYLGKKIEAAEMKLASLVILIPPFLVLIGTAISVAGPGLDYIGATPEEIKSNLNNPGAHGFSEVLYAWSSAGNNNGSAFAGLTANEPFYNTGLGIAMFLARFALIVPVLAIAGSLARKKVTPASTGTLPTHTPLFVALLIGVVLLVGALTFVPALALGPVVEHLQFLG is encoded by the coding sequence ATGACCAATTATATGTGGATCCAATTGATACTGTTTGTAGGATTGCTCTTGGCTTTGGTAAAACCGCTGGGCCACTACATGGCGGGCGTCTACCGGGGAGAGTTTCGCTGGGCCGCCCCCGTGGAAGATTGGCTGTACCGCGTGGCGGGTGTGAATCCCCAAACGCAGATGACTTGGCGAGGTTACGCGGCAGCGGTGCTGACACTCAACTTCTTGGGATTTGCCGCGTTGTACGGCATCTTGCAATGGCAGGAAATTCTGCCGGTCAATCCGCAACAGTTTTCCGCGCTGACTCCGGATTTGGCGTTTAACACCGCGATTAGCTTTGTCTCCAATACAAATTGGCAAAGCTATGGCGGAGAGACAACGCTAAGCCATGGATCGCAAATGTGGGGCCTGACAGTGCAGAATTTTCTTAGCGCTGCCACGGGCATGGCGGTGCTTATCGCGCTCGTGCGGGGTTTTACAGGGAAATTAGCCAACACAATTGGGAATTTCTGGGTCGATTTTACCCGGTCCATACTCTATATCTTACTGCCACTATCGGTAATTTGGGCGATATTGCTGATCGCGCAGGGAGTCCCGCAAACGCTGGCCGGTAGTGCGACAGCGCAGTTGATCCAGCCCCTGACGGATGCCAACGGCGCGACCGTGACCGAGCAAACGATTGCCCTGGGGCCGGTGGCTTCGCAAGTGGCAATCAAGCAACTAGGGACGAATGGAGGGGGCTTTTTTAACGTCAATTCCGCCCATCCGCTGGAAAATCCGACGCCCATTTCGAATTTCTTGCAACTGCTGGCCATATTGCTGATTCCCGCGGCATTGTGTTACACGTTTGGCGATCTGGTGGATGATACCCGCCAGGGTTGGGCGATTTTGGCCGCGATGACGATCATCTTTGTGCCGCTGTGTGTGGGAACAATGGCCGCCGAACAATTAGGCGTTCCCGCCTATGAAAAAATGGGAATTGATCAGTCGGCCAGCGAATTTCAGTCCGGCGGCAACATGGAAGGAAAAGAAACCCGCTTTGGCATTGCCAGTTCCGCGCTGTGGGCCACCGCCACGACCGCCGCGTCCAATGGAAGCGTGAATGCGATGCACGATTCGTTTACGCCTTTGGGGGGGCTAATTCCTATGTGGCTAATGCAACTGGGAGAAGTCATTTATGGGGGCGTGGGAAGCGGACTTTACGGAATGTTGGTGTTTGCCATCATCGCTGTGTTTGTGGCGGGACTCATGGTTGGCCGCACGCCGGAATACCTAGGCAAAAAGATCGAAGCGGCGGAGATGAAGCTGGCATCGCTGGTCATACTGATTCCACCGTTTTTGGTGCTGATTGGTACGGCGATTTCGGTGGCGGGGCCAGGGCTGGACTATATCGGGGCCACGCCGGAAGAGATCAAATCCAATTTGAATAACCCAGGCGCGCATGGCTTTAGCGAGGTGCTGTACGCCTGGTCGTCGGCGGGAAACAACAACGGCAGCGCCTTTGCCGGCCTGACCGCCAACGAACCGTTCTACAATACCGGCCTGGGCATCGCCATGTTTTTGGCGAGATTTGCCTTGATCGTACCGGTGTTGGCCATCGCCGGTTCGCTCGCCCGGAAAAAAGTTACTCCCGCCTCGACTGGCACGTTGCCCACGCATACACCCTTGTTTGTGGCGTTGCTGATCGGGGTGGTGCTGCTCGTGGGGGCGCTCACGTTTGTTCCCGCGCTGGCGCTCGGTCCGGTGGTGGAACACCTGCAATTTCTCGGCTAA
- the kdpB gene encoding potassium-transporting ATPase subunit KdpB, with the protein MSSTTQQRSLFDPQILWPAVRQSFVKLDPRLQIRNPVMFTVFLGSILTTFLAIATVGQTSGESVWFVGGISLWLWFTVLFANFAEAMAEGRGKAQADSLRQARQDVQAQKLDAPRKDAARTAVSASQLRKDDVVIVEAGNMIPADGEVVVGVASVDESAITGESAPVIRESGGDRSSVTGGTRVLSDWLVVRVTANPGETFLDRMISLVEGAKRQKTPNEIALDILLAALTLVFLVVCVTLLPFSKYSVSAAGQGTPITIAVLVALLVCLIPTTIGGLLSAIGIAGMDRMIQANVIATSGRAIEAAGDVDVLLLDKTGTITLGNRQAVELIPAPGVTIEALADAAQLASLADETPEGRSVVVLAKEKYGLRGREFAESHAQFVTFSAQTRISGVDLGVRQIRKGAADAIIKFVEEQRGNFPEAARKTVEDIAKQGGTPLVVAENERVLGTIFLKDIVKRGIKERFSELRRMGIKTVMITGDNPLTAAAIAAEAGVDDFLAQATPEAKLKLIREYQAGGRLVAMTGDGTNDSPALAQADVAVAMNSGTQAAKEAGNMVDLDSNPTKLIEIVEIGKQLLMTRGALTTFSLANDVAKYFAIIPAAFASTYPVLNRLNVMQLASPSSAILSAVIFNAIIIVFLIPLALRGVKYQALGADRLLRNNLLIYGLGGLVVPFVGIKLLDMILVGLGLA; encoded by the coding sequence ATGTCCTCGACAACACAACAACGTTCGCTTTTTGATCCGCAGATTTTATGGCCGGCGGTACGCCAGTCATTCGTCAAACTGGATCCGCGTTTGCAAATCCGCAACCCCGTGATGTTTACGGTGTTTTTGGGTAGTATCCTCACAACTTTTTTGGCAATCGCGACGGTTGGACAAACTAGCGGTGAGTCGGTTTGGTTTGTGGGGGGGATCAGTCTCTGGCTGTGGTTTACCGTGTTGTTTGCCAATTTTGCCGAGGCCATGGCCGAGGGACGGGGCAAGGCCCAGGCGGATTCGCTCCGCCAGGCCCGCCAGGACGTCCAGGCACAAAAACTTGACGCTCCCAGAAAGGATGCGGCCCGCACGGCGGTCTCGGCTTCACAACTGCGCAAGGATGACGTGGTTATTGTGGAGGCGGGCAACATGATTCCAGCCGACGGCGAAGTGGTCGTGGGCGTGGCCTCGGTCGATGAAAGCGCGATCACCGGCGAAAGCGCGCCGGTCATTCGCGAAAGCGGCGGGGACCGCAGCAGCGTTACCGGGGGCACACGGGTATTGTCAGATTGGCTGGTTGTGCGGGTGACGGCCAATCCGGGCGAAACTTTTTTGGATCGGATGATTTCCCTGGTCGAAGGGGCCAAACGGCAAAAAACACCTAACGAAATCGCCTTGGATATTCTGCTGGCGGCATTAACATTGGTCTTTTTGGTGGTGTGCGTCACACTGTTGCCATTTTCCAAATACAGCGTTTCCGCGGCGGGGCAGGGGACGCCCATCACCATTGCCGTGTTGGTGGCGCTACTGGTTTGCTTGATCCCCACCACCATCGGGGGGCTGTTATCGGCGATCGGCATTGCCGGCATGGACCGGATGATCCAGGCCAATGTCATCGCCACGTCGGGACGCGCGATCGAGGCCGCGGGGGATGTCGATGTGCTGCTACTCGACAAAACCGGCACGATTACACTGGGTAACCGCCAAGCGGTGGAGTTAATTCCCGCGCCGGGGGTCACCATCGAAGCCCTGGCCGATGCCGCGCAACTGGCCTCTTTGGCCGATGAAACGCCCGAAGGACGCAGCGTGGTGGTCCTGGCGAAGGAAAAGTATGGCTTGCGCGGAAGGGAATTTGCCGAATCACACGCTCAATTTGTGACCTTTAGCGCGCAAACCCGAATCAGCGGCGTTGATCTGGGCGTGCGACAAATACGCAAAGGGGCCGCCGATGCCATTATAAAATTTGTTGAAGAGCAGCGGGGAAACTTTCCCGAAGCTGCCCGTAAAACCGTGGAAGACATTGCCAAACAAGGGGGGACCCCCCTGGTCGTGGCCGAAAACGAGCGCGTCCTGGGGACGATATTTTTAAAGGATATTGTCAAGCGGGGGATCAAGGAACGCTTTTCAGAACTGCGCCGTATGGGGATCAAGACCGTCATGATCACCGGTGATAACCCCTTGACCGCCGCCGCCATCGCCGCCGAGGCGGGCGTGGACGACTTTTTGGCCCAGGCCACGCCCGAGGCCAAGCTCAAACTCATTCGCGAATACCAAGCCGGGGGGCGATTGGTGGCGATGACGGGGGATGGAACGAATGACTCTCCCGCGCTCGCCCAGGCGGATGTCGCGGTGGCGATGAACTCCGGCACGCAAGCGGCGAAGGAAGCGGGAAACATGGTTGATTTGGACTCTAACCCGACCAAACTGATCGAAATTGTCGAGATTGGCAAGCAATTGCTGATGACCCGGGGAGCGCTGACCACGTTTAGCCTAGCTAATGACGTGGCCAAGTATTTTGCCATCATTCCGGCCGCGTTTGCCAGCACCTATCCCGTGCTGAATCGCTTGAATGTGATGCAACTGGCTTCTCCCTCGAGCGCAATCCTGTCCGCGGTCATTTTTAACGCGATCATCATTGTGTTTTTGATTCCCCTGGCGCTCCGGGGGGTCAAATATCAAGCGCTCGGGGCCGACCGCTTGTTGCGCAATAATCTGCTGATTTATGGGCTAGGAGGATTGGTGGTGCCATTTGTGGGAATCAAACTCTTGGACATGATTTTGGTCGGTTTGGGCTTGGCTTAA
- the kdpC gene encoding potassium-transporting ATPase subunit KdpC, translated as MFAVLRAGMVFLTLFTLITGVIYPLVITGIAQVVFPGGANGSLLTQGGRVVGSSLIGQEFSDARYFWGRPSATGPVPYNAAASTGSNFSPTNPGQLEAVRQRAEKLRAAHPAEQGAIPVDLVTASGSGLDPHISPAAANYQAARVAAARNIPVEKVRELISTHTISRSLGVLGEPGVNVLELNLALDASK; from the coding sequence ATGTTTGCTGTGTTACGCGCGGGAATGGTATTTTTGACGCTCTTTACCTTGATAACGGGCGTGATTTATCCGCTGGTGATTACCGGCATTGCCCAGGTGGTGTTTCCAGGCGGGGCAAATGGCAGCCTGCTCACCCAGGGGGGGCGGGTGGTGGGATCGAGCTTGATAGGCCAGGAATTTAGCGATGCCCGCTACTTTTGGGGGCGTCCATCGGCCACAGGGCCGGTCCCCTACAACGCCGCGGCGTCAACGGGGTCAAATTTTAGTCCGACAAATCCCGGGCAGTTGGAAGCGGTGCGGCAGCGGGCGGAGAAGCTGCGCGCCGCCCACCCCGCCGAACAAGGAGCAATTCCCGTGGATTTAGTAACAGCGTCCGGCAGCGGCCTCGACCCCCACATTAGCCCCGCCGCGGCTAACTACCAGGCAGCGCGGGTCGCCGCCGCGCGGAATATACCAGTCGAAAAAGTACGGGAGCTGATTTCAACGCATACGATCTCCCGCAGTCTGGGCGTTTTGGGCGAACCGGGAGTAAATGTACTGGAACTGAACTTGGCGCTGGACGCCAGTAAGTAA
- a CDS encoding sensor histidine kinase KdpD gives MSVADQRPNPDLLLTQVQAEDLQARRGRLKIFFGYAAGVGKTYAMLQAGQRAKAAGVDVVVGYVEPHGRQETEALLAGLEQLPTRSCEHRGVTLQEFDLDRALDRRPALILVDELAHTNAPGSRHTKRWQDILELLAAGIDVYSSLNVQHIESLNDVIAGVTGVIVRETLPDAVLENADEIELIDITPDQLRDRLQAGKIYLPQQAERAINNFFLKTNLVALRELSLRQAANRIRRDVDSAHQRRAAKQPWLTNERLLVCVGPSPSSAKVLRASKRLAASLDAPWLAVSVDTGHGSAANSTVAAQTSAHLHLAEQLGAETHTLVGTNVAETILNYARERNVSKIVLGKTAAPLWQRMWKAPLVDQLLAESGEIDIYVIRGDEAESRTPHPAPAAPVPDKRPYWYALVAVAVGTMIGFVCDWLGMGEGNLSMLFLLCVVFVATRYGGGPAIIASLAGVLSFDFFFVPPRWTFAVHDTQYIVTFVVMLFVGLLVSRLTNQVREQLRAAQERERRTHALYRLSRQLGEANGSEFLVQMAGRQLQEIFQAQVVIYLPHGQELSLRFGGHTQIAKDSQNFTVAEWVSRQQQPAGWKTDTLPQATALFLPLVGTQHNLGVVGIRPQEEWRLQDPEERRLLESCAAQIALALERDELALAAHTAELRVEAEELRNSLLSSVSHDLRTPLAAIAGAGTSLLSAADTISPQTKAELLETIVDESQRLTRLVENLLDMTRLEAGKLQLHLQWQVLEELLGSALARLKKPLALRPLKVEIAEQFPLIQVDGLLFEQMLVNLLENAARYTPPDSPITIAASMTGGELLLEVRDRGPGLPSGKEELIFDKFYRSAGRLPDGQRGVGLGLAICRAIATAHQGTIRAYNQPGGGAVFEVRLPCSANPPQVPNLELPESPLPLKN, from the coding sequence ATGTCCGTAGCCGACCAGCGACCAAATCCCGATCTGCTTTTGACCCAGGTGCAGGCGGAAGATCTGCAAGCGCGGCGCGGTCGGCTGAAAATCTTTTTTGGATACGCGGCTGGCGTGGGCAAGACCTACGCCATGCTCCAGGCGGGACAGCGGGCCAAAGCCGCGGGGGTAGATGTGGTCGTGGGCTATGTGGAACCACATGGCCGCCAAGAGACCGAGGCTCTCTTGGCGGGGTTGGAACAATTGCCCACACGCTCCTGCGAGCACCGCGGCGTGACCCTGCAAGAATTTGACCTGGATCGCGCGCTCGATCGTCGCCCCGCGCTGATTCTGGTCGATGAATTAGCGCATACCAACGCTCCCGGAAGTCGTCATACCAAGCGTTGGCAAGATATCCTAGAGCTGCTGGCGGCCGGGATTGATGTGTATAGCTCGCTCAATGTGCAACATATCGAAAGCCTGAATGATGTCATCGCCGGAGTGACGGGCGTTATTGTGCGGGAAACACTCCCCGACGCCGTTTTGGAAAACGCTGATGAGATCGAGTTGATTGACATTACGCCCGATCAATTGCGGGATCGGTTGCAAGCCGGAAAAATTTACCTGCCCCAGCAGGCCGAGCGGGCCATCAATAATTTTTTTCTGAAAACGAATCTCGTCGCCCTGCGCGAGCTGTCCTTACGGCAGGCGGCCAATCGCATCCGCCGCGATGTTGATTCCGCCCATCAACGTCGCGCGGCCAAGCAGCCCTGGCTGACCAACGAGCGGCTGTTGGTTTGTGTCGGTCCCAGCCCTTCCTCGGCCAAGGTTCTGCGCGCGTCCAAGCGGTTGGCCGCGTCGCTGGACGCGCCGTGGTTGGCGGTCTCCGTCGACACGGGTCACGGCTCCGCCGCAAATTCCACGGTCGCTGCACAAACTTCGGCCCATTTACATTTAGCCGAACAACTAGGAGCGGAAACCCATACCCTAGTCGGCACCAATGTCGCCGAAACGATTTTAAACTATGCCCGCGAGCGCAATGTTAGCAAAATCGTGCTGGGTAAAACAGCCGCTCCCTTATGGCAGCGAATGTGGAAGGCACCGCTGGTGGATCAACTGCTGGCTGAAAGCGGTGAGATCGATATTTATGTGATTCGCGGTGATGAAGCAGAAAGTCGGACTCCCCACCCCGCTCCGGCTGCTCCCGTGCCAGATAAACGACCTTATTGGTATGCGCTCGTGGCTGTCGCGGTTGGCACCATGATCGGGTTTGTGTGCGATTGGTTGGGCATGGGGGAGGGAAACCTCAGCATGCTGTTTCTTTTGTGCGTGGTCTTTGTCGCCACGAGGTATGGCGGCGGACCGGCCATTATAGCCTCGCTCGCGGGAGTTCTTTCATTCGATTTTTTCTTTGTGCCTCCGCGCTGGACCTTTGCCGTCCATGATACCCAGTACATCGTCACGTTTGTGGTAATGCTTTTTGTGGGCCTGCTGGTGAGCCGTCTGACCAACCAAGTCCGCGAGCAACTTCGCGCCGCCCAAGAGCGCGAGCGGCGCACGCACGCGCTGTACCGCCTCTCGCGGCAATTGGGCGAGGCGAACGGATCGGAATTTTTGGTGCAAATGGCCGGCCGCCAATTGCAAGAAATCTTTCAAGCCCAGGTTGTGATTTATTTACCACACGGCCAGGAATTAAGCCTCCGTTTTGGCGGGCATACGCAAATTGCCAAGGATTCCCAGAATTTCACCGTCGCCGAGTGGGTCAGCCGGCAACAACAGCCTGCTGGCTGGAAAACCGACACGCTGCCGCAGGCGACGGCCCTGTTTTTGCCCCTGGTGGGGACCCAACACAACTTGGGCGTGGTGGGAATCCGCCCCCAAGAGGAATGGCGGTTGCAAGATCCCGAGGAACGCCGCTTATTAGAGTCATGCGCCGCGCAAATCGCCCTCGCGCTCGAGCGCGATGAGTTGGCGTTGGCCGCGCATACGGCGGAGTTACGGGTGGAGGCGGAGGAACTGCGGAATTCGCTTTTAAGCTCGGTATCGCATGATTTGCGCACTCCGTTGGCGGCCATTGCGGGGGCGGGGACTAGTTTGCTATCCGCGGCAGACACGATTTCGCCGCAAACCAAGGCCGAGCTACTGGAAACGATTGTTGACGAATCGCAGCGCTTGACGCGGTTGGTCGAAAATTTGCTGGATATGACACGCCTGGAAGCGGGCAAATTGCAGTTGCACTTGCAATGGCAAGTGTTGGAGGAATTGCTGGGTTCGGCCCTGGCGCGGTTAAAAAAGCCGCTGGCCTTACGTCCGCTCAAGGTGGAAATTGCCGAACAATTTCCCTTAATCCAGGTGGATGGGCTATTATTTGAACAAATGTTGGTTAATTTGCTGGAGAATGCCGCGCGGTACACACCCCCCGATTCGCCAATTACCATCGCGGCCAGCATGACCGGCGGGGAGTTGCTATTGGAAGTACGTGATCGCGGTCCGGGATTACCGTCGGGAAAGGAAGAGTTGATTTTTGATAAATTTTACCGATCCGCGGGTCGACTGCCCGATGGACAACGGGGAGTCGGCTTGGGCCTGGCCATCTGCCGGGCGATTGCCACCGCGCATCAGGGGACCATTCGCGCGTATAATCAACCGGGAGGGGGCGCGGTCTTTGAAGTAAGACTTCCCTGCTCGGCCAATCCGCCGCAGGTGCCCAATCTGGAACTACCTGAATCCCCCCTCCCCCTGAAAAACTAA
- a CDS encoding response regulator, whose protein sequence is MSANMPLILVIEDEAPIRKFLRVSLTAHGYHLVEAETAEQGLRLAAQQPPDLVILDLGLPDQDGLELLARLREWFRGPILILSARGNEQDKVKALDQGADDYLTKPFGVEELQARLRVALRHSALARQPTASPIFETGELKVDLGSRRVFRAGEEIHLTPLEYRLLTTMIQHAGKVLTHRFLLKEVWGPQQVQEHHYLRVYMAGLRRKIEKDSALPQYLLTETGVGYRLRQVDTTFAENGASAPRE, encoded by the coding sequence ATGTCCGCGAATATGCCATTAATTTTAGTGATCGAGGATGAAGCGCCAATCCGCAAATTCTTGCGGGTGTCGCTGACGGCCCATGGGTATCACCTGGTCGAGGCGGAGACCGCCGAACAGGGCTTGCGACTGGCGGCGCAGCAGCCGCCGGATTTGGTGATCTTGGATTTGGGTTTGCCAGACCAGGATGGACTGGAGTTGCTGGCTCGGTTGCGGGAATGGTTTCGCGGGCCGATATTGATTTTATCCGCGCGGGGAAATGAGCAAGACAAGGTCAAAGCCTTGGACCAGGGGGCCGACGATTACCTGACCAAGCCCTTTGGCGTCGAGGAATTGCAAGCGCGATTGCGTGTGGCGCTGCGGCATAGCGCCTTGGCACGGCAGCCAACGGCCAGCCCGATCTTTGAAACAGGAGAATTAAAGGTGGATTTGGGGTCGCGGCGAGTCTTTCGCGCGGGAGAAGAAATCCATCTGACCCCGTTGGAATATCGCCTCTTGACGACCATGATTCAGCACGCTGGCAAGGTGCTGACCCACCGCTTTTTATTAAAGGAGGTCTGGGGACCGCAGCAAGTCCAAGAGCATCATTACCTGCGGGTGTATATGGCGGGCTTGCGCCGCAAAATCGAAAAAGATTCCGCGCTGCCGCAGTATTTACTCACCGAGACCGGAGTCGGCTATCGACTGCGGCAGGTTGATACCACTTTCGCGGAAAACGGGGCAAGTGCGCCGCGTGAATGA